The segment GCGAGATGCGACCATTTTTAATGGTTCGCAACGGCTTCGTTGAGTTCAGTCCGACGATGCGTACGCCGGGAAGTTGGAAAGAAACATCAAGGTCTTCGTTGATGTACTTCCGGTAGAAATCGTAAGGATTATTCAACCGTCCCAGAATATCGTAATACTTGGGGACATCGTGGTTCCCCGGAATTGTCAGTGTTGGAACATCTGGAAGTTGTTTAAGGAAATCATGAGCTGCTTGAAATTCTTCTTCACGGCAATTCTGCGTAAAGTCTCCACTAATGATGATGGCATCTGAATCCAGTTCGTGAGCCAGATCCGGGAGCAGGTTTCCTACCTTTTCCACGTAGGGTGGGCCAAAATGAAGATCAGAGAACTGGATCAAGCGAGTCATGAGGATCGTTTTTCCCGTATAGCGTCGATGAGTTCTAACTTTTTCATCTTACTGCGACCATCAATGTTTAATTCAGACGCAAGATTTCGCAGTTCTTCGACTGTTCGATCTTCTAATCGGGTATTGGGATTTCCCGTGCCCTGAGTTTGAGAATTGGGTGTTCGTCCTTCTTCACGGCGAGTTTTGTTCACCGTCCTAGCGGCAACTTCTTTTGAACGTTCGAGGCTACTTCCCCGATCCATTTTTGATTCTTTAATGTGCTCGTATTGTCGTTCATCTTTTTTAGACCAACTGGGCATATTGTTTCTCCTGGTAATTGGAACAATCAGAAGGAATTTGATGATCTGTGCTCTGGAGCGAATTCACGAATTGATGAATACAGGCCTCGTGCCAGCGTGTAGCATTGTCTGGTAAAGAGTTGGGAGATGCATGAAAACCGACATGACCTCCATCGGGCACCATTGCTGGAATCAAACACGGGTTATCATCCCAATTACGATTCAAATACCCCTGTCCATCGATAAGAGGATCGTCCTTAGCGAAGAGTAATAAGGTCGGGATATTGATCTGCGAAAGTCGTGTCCCTGCCGAGTTGTCGGCGTAATAGCTCTCTACATCTGAATACCCAGCACGGGGGGCAGTGAAAGTTTTATCAAACTCCCAGACTGAACGGGCATTCTTAATCGCTTTTTCTTCAGCAGGAGTGATATCAACGTTCGAACGATTAATCTCATGTCTCATCTTATGCAGCAGATAACGTTGAAACGGCCAGCGAGTGGGTTTGTCGAGACAACGCGAGGTTGATTTTAAGTCGAGTGGTGCAGAGATCGTGATGGCGCCACGAATACGATCATCAAGGTCTTCTCGGGCGAGATAGTTCAAAAGGACTGAACCGCCCAGGGAAAATCCTGCCAGGACAACACCCGCTTCGAGTTCGGATTGAAACTGAGGATTATTACTAACAGAAGAAAATAAGGCTGCCAGGTCGCGGTAACGGCCGGGATGATGAATTTCATCGCAACAGCCTGCCGCATCACCTGCTCCCCGGAAGTTAAGACGCACCACCCTGTTTCCCTGTGAACAGAGATAGTGAGCCGCGCTGCGAATGTAAACGCTTTGAGACGTTCCACCTAGTCCATGTAATAGCACGATCAACGGTCTGTTGGCACCGACATCGGAATGAGGTTGAAGCAACTCGGCAGTGAGGCAGTCTCCTGTCCCGTCATCAATGGGAAGGTTGAGAGGACGCCGATTGAATTCATTGAGCGCTGATTCTTTGATGCGTTTGGTCCATGTCAGTACCGTTTGCATCATCCCGTTATAAAAGGGAGCTTGTGCTATGAAATCAGGAAGTCCTAAAGGGAGAGTTCCCTCTGAAATTCTTTGCTCGTTCTTTTCGATTGTAACGACCTGTTCCTGTGCGTCGTGTTCACTGGGAGAAGTGGACTCAAAGGAACTATTACAGACAGGAAGAGCCAGAGGTGAGGGAGACATAAAAAGTCCGATCTGTGAAACTCAGTTTCGTTAGGAGAAATTGTGGCAATCTAATAACGATGCTGAGAAAAATGTCCGTATTTTTAAAAGGGGCGTTTCAAGAAAAAAATGAGATCTCGAAAAGCGACGCCCTCTGCCTTATCAAGTAAGCGGAATCTATAAAACCGTTCTGCCGAAGCTGGGCTGCGTTGTGGCTCCTGGAATGTATCGCCCGCGGCGACGAAGCTTCCAAAGCAAAGGGAGCGACATCCCAATAATCAGACTCAGGCCAATGAATTGTGTGAAACTGATGACGGGAGCCATTTCTCCCATGCAAAACATCGCCAATGTCAAAAGTACGATTACCCATCCGAACATTGCTCGATCCTTCATTTAATGGCCCGGTTAACAGGAAAGCCCGCATTCGGAAAAAGATGAGTTGCGATTTCCGTGCCAAAGCGAACGTCGTGCTCTAAGTCGTTTATTCACAACGACCTGCTTGTAAAGATGGTCGCTGGCGAGTCAGCCTGAACGTCAAAGTGACAAATTGGTAACGGACGACAGTCACATGAAGAGGACTGTACATTTCACTCTAACTACACGGCTAAGCGGATCGAATAGCACAGCGGAAGGCTTGAGGGATGTCTCTGGATTAATCGATACTAGAATCCATCCTGAAACCCAGTTGTAGTTCTCTTAGAGCCTTTAAAATAAGGTCGGCCTTGACCCATCAGAGGGTTTCAGGGCCGCTTGTAGTGATCCCGGGAATTTTTTACCCAGCTAGAATATGCGCGATCGGCTTCAACTCTTTGAAATGGCTGAATGAGATTTTGGTGATACCGATAATCGGAACGGCAAGAAGTACACCTGCGATTCCCCAAACCCATCCCCAGAATATGATACAGAGAAAGACGATCGCCGGATTAAGTTTCATCGAGCGTCCTAGAATGACGGGTGTGACGAGGTTGCCTTCAAGCGAATTGATCGTGAAGTATAATATTGGTCCGATGGCAATTTCTAATGGGGCATC is part of the Polystyrenella longa genome and harbors:
- a CDS encoding Rho termination factor N-terminal domain-containing protein, which gives rise to MPSWSKKDERQYEHIKESKMDRGSSLERSKEVAARTVNKTRREEGRTPNSQTQGTGNPNTRLEDRTVEELRNLASELNIDGRSKMKKLELIDAIREKRSS
- a CDS encoding YheT family hydrolase; protein product: MSPSPLALPVCNSSFESTSPSEHDAQEQVVTIEKNEQRISEGTLPLGLPDFIAQAPFYNGMMQTVLTWTKRIKESALNEFNRRPLNLPIDDGTGDCLTAELLQPHSDVGANRPLIVLLHGLGGTSQSVYIRSAAHYLCSQGNRVVRLNFRGAGDAAGCCDEIHHPGRYRDLAALFSSVSNNPQFQSELEAGVVLAGFSLGGSVLLNYLAREDLDDRIRGAITISAPLDLKSTSRCLDKPTRWPFQRYLLHKMRHEINRSNVDITPAEEKAIKNARSVWEFDKTFTAPRAGYSDVESYYADNSAGTRLSQINIPTLLLFAKDDPLIDGQGYLNRNWDDNPCLIPAMVPDGGHVGFHASPNSLPDNATRWHEACIHQFVNSLQSTDHQIPSDCSNYQEKQYAQLV